The Triplophysa rosa unplaced genomic scaffold, Trosa_1v2 scaffold105_ERROPOS583246, whole genome shotgun sequence genome window below encodes:
- the LOC130549353 gene encoding uncharacterized protein LOC130549353: MATEDFTVDKQVPVNTALSEGTTIEQHAKEKESKGKGGFIKRAWKAVKRPFRRSSHETKVRKGKKKKRKRKRKRKKKKEKEEIKKEKKKEKEEKEKEKEEKREKEIKRKKEKEEKKKGKEVKKKRKRKRKRKKKKRKRKRKRKKKKRKLKRKERKRREKEEKKEEKKKKKKKEKERKRREKGREKKEKKRKGREKERKRSEKEEKKEEKKKEEEKKKEKEKEEKIKKKEKEKEEKKEEKKKKKEKEKEKEREKKKRKRKEKKMKRKRKGKKMKRKRKEKKRK; encoded by the exons ATGGCCACGGAAGATTTCACCGTGGATAAACAAGTACCCGTCAACACGGCACTGTCCGAGGGGACTACAATCG AGCAACATGCCAAAGAAAAAGAGAGCAAAGGAAAGGGTGGCTTCATCAAGAGAGCATGGAAGGCAGTGAAGCGTCCCTTCCGTCGCAGCAGTCATGAGACCAAAGT gagaaaaggaaagaagaagaagagaaaaagaaaaagaaagagaaagaaaaagaaagaaaaagaagagataaagaaagagaaaaagaaagagaaagaagagaaagagaaagaaaaagaagagaaaagggAAAaggaaataaagagaaaaaaagaaaaggaagagaaaaagaaaggaaaagaagtgaaaaagaagagaaaaaggaagagaaaaagaaagaagaagaagagaaaaagaaaaagaaagagaaagaaaaagaagagaaaattaaaaagaaaggaaagaaaaagaagagaaaaagaagagaaaaaggaagagaaaaagaaaaagaaaaagaaagagaaagaaagaaaaagaagagaaaaaggaagagaaaagaaagagaaaaaaagaaaaggaagagaaaaagaaaggaaaagaagtgaaaaagaagagaaaaaggaggagaaaaagaaagaagaagagaaaaagaaagagaaagaaaaagaagagaaaattaaaaagaaagagaaagaaaaagaagagaaaaaggaagagaaaaagaaaaagaaagagaaagaaaaagaaaaagaaagagaaaaaaagaagagaaaaaggaAGGAAAAGAAGATGAAGAGAAAAAGGAAGGGAAAGAAGatgaagagaaaaagaaaggaaaagaagcgaaaatga